From the genome of Plectropomus leopardus isolate mb chromosome 13, YSFRI_Pleo_2.0, whole genome shotgun sequence, one region includes:
- the slc25a15b gene encoding solute carrier family 25 member 15b, with protein MAPHPVVQAIIDLSAGAIGGAACVFSGQPLDTAKVKMQTFPTMYRGFIHCFTSTYQQVGLRGLYQGTTPALMANIAENSVLFMSYGFCQQVIRFAAGLHSEAVLSDTQKACAGSVASIFSSLVLCPTELVKCRLQAMFEMEASGKISKSQNTVWSVVKSIMRNEGPQGFFQGLTTTIAREVPGYFCFFGGYELSRTMFADYMKCDKDDIGVAPIVFCGGFGGACLWLVVYPMDCVKSRIQVMSMMGKQAGFFKTFMTIARAEGVRALYSGLTPTMVRTFPANGALFLGYEASRKLMMKQFDS; from the exons ATGGCTCCACACCCGGTGGTCCAGGCCATCATCGACCTATCTGCTGGAGCCATAG GGGGAGCTGCATGTGTCTTCAGTGGGCAGCCTTTAGACACAGCAAAGGTGAAGATGCAGACCTTTCCTACGATGTACCGGGGTTTCATCCACTGCTTCACATCCACCTACCAACAAGTGGGTCTACGTGGACTCTACCAGGGCACCACGCCGGCACTGATGGCCAACATCGCCGAGAACTCGGTGCTCTTCATGAGCTATGGATTCTGTCAGCAGGTTATCCGCTTCGCGGCTGGACTGCACAGCGAAGCTGTGCTGAG TGACACGCAGAAAGCCTGTGCGGGCTCAGTAGCATCCATCTTCTCTTCGCTCGTGCTCTGCCCCACTGAGCTCGTCAAGTGTCGGCTGCAAGCCATGTTCGAAATGGAAGCATCAGGCAAGATTTCTAAGAGCCAGAA CACAGTTTGGTCGGTGGTGAAATCCATCATGAGGAACGAGGGACCGCAGGGCTTCTTCCAGGGCCTCACCACCACCATAGCCAGAGAAGTCCCCGGTTACTTCTGCTTCTTTGGCGGCTATGAGCTCAGCCGCACCATGTTTGCAGACTACATGAAATGTGACAAAGACGACATAG GTGTGGCTCCAATCGTGTTCTGCGGCGGTTTCGGTGGGGCGTGCTTGTGGCTGGTGGTCTATCCCATGGACTGCGTCAAGTCCCGTATCCAGGTCATGTCTATGATGGGCAAACAGGCAGGGTTTTTCAAAACCTTCATGACCATTGCTCGTGCTGAAG GGGTGAGGGCACTCTACTCGGGCCTTACCCCCACCATGGTCCGCACCTTCCCTGCTAACGGAGCCCTGTTCCTGGGTTATGAGGCCAGCAGGAAGCTCATGATGAAGCAGTTTGACAGCTAA